One window from the genome of Halomicrobium zhouii encodes:
- a CDS encoding glycoside hydrolase family 43 protein, translated as MDYANPVLPGCHPDPTVCRAGEDYFLATSTFEYFPGVPLYHSENLADWEPIGHALTRDEQLPLDDVDASEGIFAPTLRHHEGTFYLVTTNVAAGGHFVVTAEDPRGEWSDPVWIDAPGYDPDLFWDDDQVYVTYANDDAIRQTPVDLETGETGETGESATIWAGLDDAFTEAPHLYEVEGTYYLLAAEGGTHGQHVVSVARSDDPTGPFEDHPDNPIFSHRSRVMQPIAATGHGDLVQAHDGSWWMTFLGIRQQGEHVPYHQLGRETFLAPVTWADGWPVVNGDDVVELAMSVDDTDLEATGDRAWTRTVDPFADATDTADLGPEWNYRRNPDRERYRIEGDALVLSGGPDTLDDPHATFLGRRQQHHDCRATCRLSFDPDTGEEAGLTALMNEDHHYDVAVVERGGERRALARLRIGPSTEEVAELSLPDGPVTLSIEASPRSYDLFAEPTDGAPGSTTTLATVDARYLSTEVATGFTGVYVGLYATGDGSDCESAARFTDFEYGPMES; from the coding sequence ATGGACTACGCGAATCCCGTGCTTCCGGGCTGCCACCCGGACCCGACCGTCTGTCGCGCCGGCGAGGACTACTTCCTCGCGACGAGCACGTTCGAGTACTTCCCCGGCGTCCCGCTGTACCACAGCGAGAACCTCGCCGACTGGGAGCCGATCGGCCACGCACTCACGCGGGACGAACAGCTCCCGCTCGACGACGTCGACGCCTCGGAGGGCATCTTCGCCCCGACGCTGCGCCACCACGAGGGCACCTTCTACCTGGTGACGACGAACGTCGCCGCGGGCGGTCACTTCGTCGTGACGGCCGAGGACCCCCGCGGCGAGTGGTCAGATCCGGTCTGGATCGACGCGCCCGGCTACGACCCGGACCTGTTCTGGGACGACGACCAGGTCTACGTCACGTACGCGAACGACGACGCCATTCGGCAGACGCCGGTCGACCTCGAAACCGGGGAGACCGGCGAGACGGGCGAGTCGGCGACGATCTGGGCGGGCCTGGACGACGCGTTCACCGAAGCCCCGCACCTCTACGAGGTCGAGGGGACCTACTACCTCCTCGCCGCGGAGGGCGGGACGCACGGTCAGCACGTGGTCTCCGTAGCACGAAGCGACGACCCGACCGGGCCGTTCGAGGACCACCCCGACAACCCGATTTTCTCCCATCGCTCGCGCGTGATGCAACCCATCGCCGCGACGGGCCACGGCGACCTCGTCCAGGCCCACGACGGGTCCTGGTGGATGACCTTCCTGGGCATCCGCCAGCAGGGCGAGCACGTCCCCTACCACCAGCTCGGCCGCGAGACGTTCCTGGCGCCGGTGACCTGGGCGGACGGCTGGCCGGTCGTCAACGGCGACGACGTCGTCGAACTGGCGATGTCCGTCGACGACACCGACCTCGAAGCGACGGGTGACCGGGCGTGGACCAGGACGGTCGACCCGTTCGCGGACGCGACGGACACCGCCGATCTCGGCCCGGAGTGGAACTACCGGCGCAATCCCGACCGCGAGCGCTACCGCATCGAGGGGGACGCCCTCGTGCTTTCCGGCGGCCCCGACACACTCGACGACCCTCACGCGACGTTCCTCGGCCGACGCCAGCAACACCACGACTGCCGCGCCACGTGCCGGCTCTCTTTCGACCCGGACACGGGCGAGGAGGCCGGCCTGACGGCGCTGATGAACGAGGACCACCACTACGACGTCGCCGTCGTCGAACGCGGAGGCGAACGCCGCGCCCTCGCCCGTCTCCGCATCGGCCCGTCGACCGAGGAAGTGGCCGAACTGTCGCTTCCGGACGGTCCCGTGACTCTCTCCATCGAGGCGTCCCCACGGTCCTACGACCTGTTCGCCGAACCGACAGACGGCGCACCCGGGAGTACCACGACGCTCGCGACGGTAGACGCCCGCTACCTCTCGACGGAGGTGGCGACTGGCTTTACGGGCGTCTACGTCGGCCTCTACGCGACGGGCGACGGCAGCGACTGTGAATCGGCCGCCCGATTCACCGACTTCGAGTACGGGCCGATGGAGTCGTAA
- a CDS encoding fumarylacetoacetate hydrolase family protein, translating into MKYYRVAADGSPRLAVRTADTAYDLTSAKAELTSFLDLVRAASITDRTIDEVTDQLVGNADEIDVDTLESDIAAPVAPSEVWAAGVTYQISEEAREAESAMPDMYREVYNSERPEIFFKATPNRTVGPNDRVGIREDSEWDVPEPELAVVLYRGDVVGYTIGNDMSSRSIEGENPLYLPQAKIYDRCCSIGPCVTSAAGVGDPHDLEMSMTIERDGEQVFEGSTTTANMAQTCEDLVSYYNRHNAVPELAVLLTGTAIVPDESFTLQEDDHVSIDLEKIGTLENDVTVV; encoded by the coding sequence ATGAAATACTATCGCGTCGCGGCCGACGGCTCCCCGCGTCTCGCGGTCCGGACGGCCGACACCGCCTACGATCTGACCAGTGCGAAGGCCGAACTCACTTCCTTTCTCGACCTCGTTCGCGCCGCGAGTATCACCGACCGGACGATAGACGAGGTGACCGACCAGCTCGTCGGGAACGCCGACGAGATCGACGTCGACACTCTGGAGAGCGATATCGCCGCACCTGTCGCGCCGAGTGAGGTCTGGGCCGCGGGCGTCACCTACCAGATCAGCGAGGAGGCCCGTGAGGCCGAGAGCGCGATGCCCGACATGTACCGCGAGGTGTACAACAGCGAGCGCCCGGAGATCTTCTTCAAGGCGACGCCGAACCGCACCGTCGGGCCGAACGACCGCGTGGGGATCCGCGAAGACTCCGAGTGGGACGTGCCGGAGCCGGAACTCGCCGTCGTCCTCTACCGCGGCGACGTCGTCGGGTACACCATTGGCAACGACATGTCCAGTCGCTCCATCGAGGGCGAGAACCCGCTCTACCTCCCGCAGGCGAAGATCTACGACCGCTGTTGTTCCATCGGTCCCTGCGTCACATCCGCGGCGGGCGTCGGCGACCCCCACGACCTGGAGATGTCGATGACCATCGAGCGCGACGGCGAGCAGGTGTTCGAGGGTTCGACCACCACGGCGAACATGGCCCAGACCTGCGAGGACCTGGTCTCCTACTACAACCGCCACAACGCCGTCCCCGAACTGGCCGTCCTGCTGACCGGCACCGCCATCGTCCCCGACGAGTCCTTTACCCTGCAGGAGGACGACCACGTCAGCATCGACCTCGAGAAGATCGGCACCCTCGAGAACGACGTCACCGTCGTCTGA
- a CDS encoding mannonate dehydratase, which yields MDTTVMLPPRPDRRWTLAQQLGIDTAVVRFWGEEEWWEYDTLVRTKNRFKDHGFSLDVVEDRPPMEKTVLGKEGRDEEIATVKQLLRNMGELGIEVYCWVWTELPVGVPRTSDSIPLRGGSLTTGYDHRDMEGAGPHPEAGITEEELWDNLQYFLDEIVPVAEEAGVKLALHPDDPPISPVRGVPRLVTSLESFERILEMHPSPNHGVTFCQGNFAAMGEDVPEAIDRLADDIHFVHFRDVEGTPDSFVETWQDEGPTDMLATMRAYEAAGFDGPIRPDHVPKMAGEDDREEAHAGYTDMGRLFAVGYMKGLMEQAADEPSLDDRRN from the coding sequence ATGGACACGACGGTCATGCTGCCGCCGCGGCCGGACAGGCGCTGGACGCTGGCCCAGCAACTGGGCATCGACACCGCGGTGGTCCGGTTCTGGGGCGAGGAGGAGTGGTGGGAGTACGATACCCTCGTGCGCACGAAGAATCGCTTCAAGGACCACGGCTTCTCGCTGGACGTCGTCGAGGACCGGCCGCCGATGGAGAAGACGGTGCTGGGCAAGGAAGGTCGCGACGAGGAGATAGCCACGGTCAAGCAGCTCCTCCGGAACATGGGCGAACTCGGCATCGAGGTGTACTGCTGGGTGTGGACCGAACTGCCTGTCGGCGTCCCCAGAACGTCGGACTCCATCCCCCTGCGCGGTGGCTCCCTGACGACGGGGTACGACCACCGGGACATGGAGGGTGCAGGCCCCCATCCGGAGGCGGGCATCACCGAGGAGGAACTGTGGGACAACCTCCAGTACTTCCTCGACGAGATCGTCCCCGTCGCCGAGGAGGCCGGGGTCAAACTCGCCCTCCACCCCGACGACCCGCCGATCTCACCGGTCCGCGGCGTTCCCAGACTGGTCACGTCACTCGAGAGTTTCGAGCGCATCCTCGAGATGCACCCCAGTCCGAACCACGGCGTCACGTTCTGCCAGGGCAACTTCGCGGCGATGGGCGAGGACGTCCCCGAAGCCATCGACCGACTCGCCGACGACATCCACTTCGTCCACTTCCGGGACGTGGAGGGGACCCCCGACTCGTTCGTCGAGACGTGGCAGGACGAGGGGCCGACGGATATGCTGGCGACGATGCGGGCCTACGAGGCCGCGGGCTTCGACGGGCCCATCCGGCCCGACCACGTCCCGAAGATGGCCGGCGAGGACGACCGCGAGGAAGCCCACGCCGGCTACACCGACATGGGCCGGTTGTTCGCCGTGGGGTACATGAAAGGGCTCATGGAACAGGCGGCCGACGAACCGTCATTGGACGACCGTCGAAACTGA
- the uxaC gene encoding glucuronate isomerase, with amino-acid sequence MSFLDDDYLLESDAARDLYQSIADLPVVDPHNHVDLAEVVENEHWADIWEVEGATDHYVWQLMRKRGVPEAKITGDARNREKWTALAEVFPDMAGNPTYEWVHLDLKRRFDIHEPINSDTADEIWAETKDQLQSDAMRPQQVLRDMDVEVLCSSDDPTDRLEYHERAEDEVDGVDVRPTWRPDRALKIETDAWDAFVDELDDVTGGDVSDLVGFRAALRETHQYFADHGCVACDVGTGTDPISRPVSDDRAADIYERARRGENLSEREVRDWKAYVLEFVGELNAERGWVTQLHVGAVRSYRQSLFEELGPNAGGDVSTQDVDVVEGLDYFLDRFDGEFEVVLYVLDPSHYYSVGTVARAYPNVSIGPAWWFNDSPYGMEDQLEYAASVDLLANHAGMVSDSRKLVSYGSRFEMFRRTLANVVGRMVERGQIPEGNAERLVRHVAYDRPRELYGF; translated from the coding sequence ATGAGCTTCCTCGACGACGACTATCTCCTCGAATCCGACGCGGCACGGGACCTCTACCAGTCCATCGCCGACCTCCCCGTTGTCGACCCGCACAACCACGTCGACCTGGCGGAGGTCGTCGAGAACGAGCACTGGGCCGACATCTGGGAGGTCGAGGGCGCCACGGACCACTACGTCTGGCAGCTGATGCGCAAGCGCGGCGTGCCCGAAGCAAAGATCACCGGCGACGCGCGTAACCGGGAGAAGTGGACGGCACTCGCCGAGGTCTTTCCCGACATGGCGGGCAACCCGACATACGAGTGGGTCCACCTCGACCTGAAGCGCCGGTTCGACATCCACGAGCCGATCAACAGCGACACCGCGGACGAGATCTGGGCGGAGACGAAAGATCAGCTCCAGTCCGACGCGATGCGACCCCAGCAGGTCCTCCGGGACATGGACGTGGAGGTGCTGTGCAGCAGCGACGACCCGACCGATCGGCTCGAATATCACGAACGGGCCGAAGACGAGGTCGACGGCGTGGACGTTCGGCCCACCTGGCGGCCCGACCGGGCGCTGAAGATCGAGACCGACGCGTGGGACGCGTTCGTCGACGAACTCGACGACGTCACCGGGGGCGACGTCTCGGACCTCGTCGGGTTCCGCGCCGCGCTCCGGGAGACCCACCAGTACTTCGCCGACCACGGCTGCGTCGCGTGTGACGTCGGCACCGGGACGGACCCCATCTCGCGGCCCGTCAGCGACGACCGGGCGGCCGATATATACGAACGCGCACGTCGGGGGGAGAACCTCTCTGAGCGAGAGGTCCGCGACTGGAAGGCCTACGTGCTGGAGTTCGTCGGCGAACTGAACGCCGAGCGCGGCTGGGTCACCCAGTTGCACGTCGGCGCCGTGCGGAGCTACCGCCAGTCGCTGTTCGAGGAACTCGGGCCGAACGCCGGCGGCGACGTCTCGACGCAGGACGTCGACGTCGTCGAGGGGCTGGACTACTTCCTCGACCGCTTCGACGGGGAGTTCGAGGTGGTGCTGTACGTCCTCGACCCGAGTCACTACTACTCCGTCGGCACGGTCGCTCGCGCGTACCCGAACGTGAGCATCGGGCCGGCCTGGTGGTTCAACGACAGCCCCTACGGGATGGAGGACCAGCTGGAGTACGCCGCCTCCGTCGACTTGCTGGCCAACCACGCCGGGATGGTGAGCGACTCGCGGAAACTCGTCTCCTACGGCTCGCGCTTCGAGATGTTCCGGCGGACCCTCGCCAACGTCGTCGGCCGGATGGTCGAGCGGGGCCAGATTCCGGAGGGTAACGCCGAGCGACTGGTCAGGCACGTCGCCTACGACCGACCCCGGGAGCTGTACGGGTTCTGA
- the gfo6 gene encoding D-xylose 1-dehydrogenase Gfo6, with protein sequence MAIEDYLAEFTERDWQELDSGTLRVAMIGLGWWTMEEAMPAVEDSEFCETTAVVSGSEDKAARVRDENETVEVALTYDELIDGEAVDAYDALYVCTPNAYHKEYVEAAAEHDKAVLCEKPLEATVERAEDLVAAAEDIPLMTAYRMQTDPDVRRMRELIHEGAIGEPVAVEGHMTQTMLDVVSDDVDQWRVDPDKAGYGATVMDLGIYPLNTARFVLDAEPVAATAMMRSEHQAFSKVPDEHASFTVEYADGTTAAYTASQNAQLSGRFSVIGTEGELTIDPIFLGQTPQTLTLRRGDRTVEIDSGRRDMMGSEMTEEFDYFADRVLREEPIGPDGQHGLDDMYALKAIYDAAETGERVTVE encoded by the coding sequence ATGGCAATCGAGGACTACCTCGCGGAGTTCACCGAACGGGACTGGCAGGAACTGGACTCGGGGACGCTCCGCGTCGCGATGATCGGACTGGGATGGTGGACGATGGAGGAGGCGATGCCGGCGGTGGAGGACTCCGAGTTCTGCGAGACGACGGCCGTCGTCAGCGGGAGCGAGGACAAGGCCGCTCGCGTGCGCGACGAGAACGAGACGGTCGAGGTCGCGCTGACCTACGACGAGCTGATCGACGGCGAGGCCGTCGACGCCTACGACGCCCTCTACGTCTGCACGCCCAACGCCTACCACAAGGAGTACGTCGAGGCCGCCGCCGAACACGACAAGGCCGTCCTCTGCGAGAAGCCCCTGGAGGCGACTGTCGAGCGCGCCGAGGATCTCGTCGCCGCCGCCGAGGACATCCCGCTGATGACCGCCTACCGGATGCAGACGGACCCGGACGTGCGCCGCATGCGCGAACTGATCCACGAGGGCGCCATCGGCGAGCCCGTCGCCGTCGAGGGACACATGACTCAGACGATGCTGGACGTCGTCTCGGACGACGTGGACCAGTGGCGCGTGGACCCCGACAAGGCCGGCTACGGCGCGACGGTGATGGATCTCGGCATCTACCCGCTCAACACCGCGCGGTTCGTCCTCGACGCCGAACCCGTCGCGGCCACGGCGATGATGCGCAGCGAACATCAGGCGTTCTCGAAGGTCCCCGACGAGCACGCCAGCTTCACCGTCGAGTACGCCGACGGGACGACTGCGGCGTACACCGCGAGCCAGAACGCACAGCTCTCGGGTCGCTTCAGCGTCATCGGCACCGAGGGCGAACTGACCATCGACCCCATCTTCCTCGGCCAGACGCCCCAGACGCTGACGCTCCGGCGGGGGGACCGAACGGTGGAGATCGACTCCGGGCGCCGGGACATGATGGGCAGCGAGATGACCGAGGAGTTCGACTACTTCGCCGACCGGGTCCTCCGCGAGGAACCCATCGGCCCCGACGGCCAGCACGGACTCGACGACATGTACGCGCTGAAGGCCATCTACGACGCCGCAGAGACCGGCGAACGCGTGACGGTCGAGTAG